One Micromonospora sp. WMMD812 genomic window carries:
- a CDS encoding FtsX-like permease family protein encodes MSIGAVARRVRAYGGQFLLLAVLTVLVTLLISGVPRVTNRLAEQGLREQIAAAPPAQRDLTYSTAPVTSGGNGTSVMEAQQRELGALQSAMPADVRDLVAQRWYAAESEPGRLTGPDLRARNLLVDLVLRATPGIEEAGTLVDGQWPRGSTTPGQPVQVALVEEVARKLNLRVGSRLNLAALRGPGRPTPVTVVGVFQPRDRADGIWDALPQTLQVEEPPGDGMPFVAVGVVDGPDLDRQAAADWPVRFSWRYRLGVDGLDVRRLDQLIDGVREMARTSPGGRSLVQGVDIPLGRFAAALAAARTVLAVIGAGVLATLGGLVVLASALAMRRRRHEFVLVRARGGAATAGARRSLAESLLVIPPAAAVGWLLGGLVPGPSGDTLMMAVAATVLLTLALPVATLLLPTGNTGRRDPVRLRPSARRATVEVFLLLLAALAVVLLRRRGLTLGELDPLLVSVPVLLAVAAAVLALRAYPWPLRLASRIAARTRGSVAFLGTARAGRSVAAAPLVVVVLAFATAAFCAVVAAGVESSRDRATSGSLPADALIRGDRLAPETAAELERLPGVTDAVPLAYQSAQRIARDAGGTDAQVGTANLLLVDGPELARIVRETGVDLSVPAVLRSAGRSDGPVPAVVSPAVADDLAREGLDGSAFISVQGVRYEFRVAGGMSSFPLAGAESGRFVILPWQALPERPNVPVPSGFLVAGDDLDAEALRRVGDEGQSRYQSSGVVTGGERPRGVEVLTWAETRRQVGGGGANGLLVFGFLAGAAGGTALGLLAIAFTVLAGARARGQVLSRLRTLGLSSRQWRGLLLVELAPLVGVSVLTGALVGAVLPLLLTPVLGLTAFTSGAPVRVAFEPGLVAAVLALGVVALGMAVAVEALNNRRLRLGEVLRLGEES; translated from the coding sequence ATGAGCATCGGCGCGGTCGCCCGCCGGGTCCGGGCGTACGGCGGGCAGTTCCTCCTCCTGGCGGTGCTGACGGTGCTCGTCACCCTGCTGATCAGCGGGGTGCCCCGGGTCACGAACCGGCTCGCCGAGCAGGGACTCCGCGAGCAGATCGCGGCCGCCCCACCGGCGCAACGGGATCTCACCTACTCCACGGCACCGGTGACCAGCGGGGGCAACGGCACCTCCGTGATGGAGGCGCAGCAGCGTGAACTCGGGGCGTTGCAGTCGGCGATGCCGGCGGACGTGCGGGACCTCGTCGCGCAGCGCTGGTACGCCGCGGAGAGCGAGCCCGGCCGGCTGACCGGCCCGGACCTGAGAGCCCGGAACCTCCTGGTCGACCTGGTCCTGCGGGCCACGCCCGGGATCGAGGAGGCCGGCACGCTGGTCGACGGACAGTGGCCGCGGGGCAGTACGACGCCGGGGCAGCCGGTGCAGGTGGCCCTCGTCGAGGAGGTCGCGCGGAAGCTCAACCTGCGGGTCGGCAGCCGCCTGAACCTGGCCGCCCTGCGCGGGCCGGGCCGCCCGACCCCGGTGACCGTCGTGGGCGTCTTCCAGCCCCGCGACCGCGCGGACGGGATCTGGGACGCGTTGCCGCAGACGCTGCAGGTCGAGGAGCCGCCGGGCGACGGGATGCCGTTCGTGGCGGTGGGCGTCGTCGACGGACCCGACCTGGACCGGCAGGCCGCCGCCGATTGGCCGGTCCGGTTCAGCTGGCGGTATCGGCTGGGCGTGGACGGCCTCGACGTTCGACGGCTGGACCAGTTGATCGACGGTGTCCGGGAGATGGCGCGGACCAGCCCCGGGGGCCGGTCCCTGGTCCAGGGCGTCGACATCCCGCTCGGGAGGTTCGCCGCCGCGCTGGCCGCCGCGCGTACGGTTCTCGCGGTGATCGGTGCCGGCGTCCTGGCGACCCTGGGCGGGCTGGTCGTGCTCGCCTCCGCGCTGGCGATGCGCCGCCGGCGGCACGAGTTCGTGCTGGTACGCGCCCGGGGCGGGGCGGCCACCGCCGGCGCGCGCCGGAGCCTGGCCGAGTCGCTGCTGGTCATCCCGCCCGCGGCGGCGGTGGGCTGGCTGCTCGGCGGGCTGGTCCCGGGGCCGTCCGGCGACACCCTGATGATGGCGGTGGCCGCGACCGTGCTGCTCACCCTGGCCCTGCCGGTCGCCACGCTCCTCCTGCCGACCGGGAACACCGGGCGGCGTGACCCGGTCCGGTTGCGGCCCTCCGCCCGCCGGGCGACCGTCGAGGTGTTCCTGCTGCTGCTGGCCGCGCTGGCGGTCGTACTGCTGCGTCGCCGCGGCCTCACCCTCGGCGAGCTCGATCCGCTGCTGGTGTCGGTGCCGGTGCTGCTGGCCGTCGCCGCGGCGGTGCTGGCGCTCCGCGCGTACCCGTGGCCGCTGCGGCTGGCCAGCCGGATCGCCGCGCGGACCCGCGGCAGCGTCGCCTTCCTGGGCACCGCCCGGGCCGGCCGGTCCGTGGCGGCCGCCCCGCTGGTCGTCGTCGTGCTGGCCTTCGCCACCGCGGCGTTCTGCGCGGTGGTCGCCGCCGGCGTCGAGTCGAGCCGGGACCGGGCGACCAGCGGCTCACTGCCCGCGGACGCGCTGATCCGCGGCGACCGGCTCGCCCCGGAGACGGCTGCCGAGCTGGAACGACTGCCCGGGGTGACCGACGCCGTGCCGCTGGCCTACCAGTCGGCACAGCGGATCGCCCGGGACGCGGGCGGCACGGACGCCCAGGTCGGCACCGCCAACCTCCTGCTGGTCGACGGGCCGGAGCTGGCCCGCATCGTCCGGGAGACCGGCGTCGACCTGTCGGTGCCGGCGGTGCTGCGGAGCGCCGGCCGATCGGACGGACCGGTGCCCGCGGTGGTCTCCCCGGCGGTCGCCGACGACCTCGCCCGGGAGGGCCTCGACGGTTCCGCGTTCATCTCGGTCCAGGGCGTGCGGTACGAGTTCCGGGTGGCCGGTGGGATGTCGTCCTTCCCGCTGGCCGGCGCCGAGAGCGGCCGGTTCGTCATCCTGCCGTGGCAGGCGCTGCCCGAACGCCCCAACGTCCCGGTGCCGTCCGGCTTCCTGGTCGCCGGCGACGACCTCGACGCGGAGGCGCTGCGGCGGGTCGGCGACGAGGGGCAGTCCCGCTACCAGAGCAGCGGGGTCGTCACCGGCGGCGAGCGCCCCCGTGGCGTGGAGGTGCTCACCTGGGCGGAGACCCGCCGGCAGGTGGGTGGTGGCGGCGCGAACGGCCTGCTGGTGTTCGGCTTCCTCGCCGGAGCGGCCGGCGGGACCGCGCTCGGCCTGCTCGCCATCGCGTTCACCGTGCTGGCCGGCGCCCGCGCCCGCGGCCAGGTGCTGTCCCGGCTCCGCACGCTCGGCCTGTCGAGCCGGCAGTGGCGGGGCCTGCTGCTGGTCGAGTTGGCGCCGCTGGTCGGCGTCTCGGTGCTCACCGGCGCGCTGGTGGGTGCCGTGCTGCCGCTACTGCTCACCCCCGTACTCGGCCTGACCGCCTTCACCAGCGGCGCCCCGGTCCGGGTGGCGTTCGAGCCCGGCCTGGTCGCCGCGGTGCTCGCGCTCGGGGTGGTCGCCCTCGGCATGGCCGTCGCCGTCGAGGCCCTGAACAACCGCCGGCTGCGCCTCGGTGAGGTGCTCCGGCTCGGAGAGGAGAGCTGA